From a single Bemisia tabaci chromosome 10, PGI_BMITA_v3 genomic region:
- the LOC109044725 gene encoding uncharacterized protein isoform X2, with amino-acid sequence MEGQKNTCPTVEVKVRDAEMGRERAERILNEGANIPVNLKQTGRLPPWYDPQKFKKGQEFFHQNYFALFVSKLAGLIVVLAIASILRVLKMSRKSGDKITAYKRYMATIHHMLMWYDGDLEDPQSRAHKSLIMVRGFHCAASNKANGVGFGHISQKDMALTQFGFMGFSLLNFKLLGLKGTSDQIDGFVHFWRTIGYLMGINDKFNLCDGNPDETEEACRIVLERAFVPGLARDDPDFIHFSTALMEGMRPVVPIWTPAPSWPSLDISAA; translated from the exons ATGGAGGGCCAGAAAAATACTTGCCCCACTGTTG AGGTGAAAGTGAGAGATGCGGAGATGGGTAGAGAGCGCGCCGAAAGAATCCTCAACGAGGGGGCCAACATTCCGGTCAACCTCAAGCAGACGGGCCGCCTCCCACCATGGTACGATCcgcaaaagttcaaaaa AGGGCAAGAATTCTTCCATCAAAATTACTTCGCTTTATTCGTATCAAAACTGGCCGGGCTGATCGTTGTTTTGGCGATCGCCAGTATTCTGCGGGTTCTTAAAATGTCACGCAAGTCTGGCGACAAGATAACTGCGTACAAGAGGTACATGGCCACCATCCATCACATGCTCATGTGGTATGACGGTGACCTCGAGGACCCTCAGTCAAG ggCTCACAAATCCTTGATCATGGTGCGAGGGTTCCACTGCGCAGCGAGCAACAAAGCCAACGGCGTAGGCTTCGGGCATATTTCGCAAAAAGACATGGCTCTCACACAATTCGGATTCATGGGTTTCAGTCTTCTCAACTTCAAGCTCCTCGGGCTCAAAGGGACAAGTGATCAGATTGACGGCTTCGTCCACTTTTGGAGAACCATTGGCTATTTAATGGGGATCAACGACAA GTTCAATCTATGCGACGGGAACCCCGACGAAACCGAAGAAGCCTGCCGGATCGTTCTGGAACGAGCTTTCGTCCCCGGCCTGGCGCGCGACGACCCTGACTTCATCCACTTCTCGACGGCGCTGATGGAAGGGATGCGGCCGGTAGTCCCCATCTGGACGCCGGCGCCTTCATGGCCTTCACTCGACATCTCTGCGGCATGA
- the LOC109044725 gene encoding uncharacterized protein isoform X3: MSFFSDNEVKVRDAEMGRERAERILNEGANIPVNLKQTGRLPPWYDPQKFKKGQEFFHQNYFALFVSKLAGLIVVLAIASILRVLKMSRKSGDKITAYKRYMATIHHMLMWYDGDLEDPQSRAHKSLIMVRGFHCAASNKANGVGFGHISQKDMALTQFGFMGFSLLNFKLLGLKGTSDQIDGFVHFWRTIGYLMGINDKFNLCDGNPDETEEACRIVLERAFVPGLARDDPDFIHFSTALMEGMRPVVPIWTPAPSWPSLDISAA, from the exons ATGTCATTTTTTAGTGATAATG AGGTGAAAGTGAGAGATGCGGAGATGGGTAGAGAGCGCGCCGAAAGAATCCTCAACGAGGGGGCCAACATTCCGGTCAACCTCAAGCAGACGGGCCGCCTCCCACCATGGTACGATCcgcaaaagttcaaaaa AGGGCAAGAATTCTTCCATCAAAATTACTTCGCTTTATTCGTATCAAAACTGGCCGGGCTGATCGTTGTTTTGGCGATCGCCAGTATTCTGCGGGTTCTTAAAATGTCACGCAAGTCTGGCGACAAGATAACTGCGTACAAGAGGTACATGGCCACCATCCATCACATGCTCATGTGGTATGACGGTGACCTCGAGGACCCTCAGTCAAG ggCTCACAAATCCTTGATCATGGTGCGAGGGTTCCACTGCGCAGCGAGCAACAAAGCCAACGGCGTAGGCTTCGGGCATATTTCGCAAAAAGACATGGCTCTCACACAATTCGGATTCATGGGTTTCAGTCTTCTCAACTTCAAGCTCCTCGGGCTCAAAGGGACAAGTGATCAGATTGACGGCTTCGTCCACTTTTGGAGAACCATTGGCTATTTAATGGGGATCAACGACAA GTTCAATCTATGCGACGGGAACCCCGACGAAACCGAAGAAGCCTGCCGGATCGTTCTGGAACGAGCTTTCGTCCCCGGCCTGGCGCGCGACGACCCTGACTTCATCCACTTCTCGACGGCGCTGATGGAAGGGATGCGGCCGGTAGTCCCCATCTGGACGCCGGCGCCTTCATGGCCTTCACTCGACATCTCTGCGGCATGA
- the LOC109044725 gene encoding uncharacterized protein isoform X1, giving the protein MVEAEAGGAENLTEVKVRDAEMGRERAERILNEGANIPVNLKQTGRLPPWYDPQKFKKGQEFFHQNYFALFVSKLAGLIVVLAIASILRVLKMSRKSGDKITAYKRYMATIHHMLMWYDGDLEDPQSRAHKSLIMVRGFHCAASNKANGVGFGHISQKDMALTQFGFMGFSLLNFKLLGLKGTSDQIDGFVHFWRTIGYLMGINDKFNLCDGNPDETEEACRIVLERAFVPGLARDDPDFIHFSTALMEGMRPVVPIWTPAPSWPSLDISAA; this is encoded by the exons ATGGTTGAAGCGGAAGCCGGAGGTGCAGAGAATTTGACAG AGGTGAAAGTGAGAGATGCGGAGATGGGTAGAGAGCGCGCCGAAAGAATCCTCAACGAGGGGGCCAACATTCCGGTCAACCTCAAGCAGACGGGCCGCCTCCCACCATGGTACGATCcgcaaaagttcaaaaa AGGGCAAGAATTCTTCCATCAAAATTACTTCGCTTTATTCGTATCAAAACTGGCCGGGCTGATCGTTGTTTTGGCGATCGCCAGTATTCTGCGGGTTCTTAAAATGTCACGCAAGTCTGGCGACAAGATAACTGCGTACAAGAGGTACATGGCCACCATCCATCACATGCTCATGTGGTATGACGGTGACCTCGAGGACCCTCAGTCAAG ggCTCACAAATCCTTGATCATGGTGCGAGGGTTCCACTGCGCAGCGAGCAACAAAGCCAACGGCGTAGGCTTCGGGCATATTTCGCAAAAAGACATGGCTCTCACACAATTCGGATTCATGGGTTTCAGTCTTCTCAACTTCAAGCTCCTCGGGCTCAAAGGGACAAGTGATCAGATTGACGGCTTCGTCCACTTTTGGAGAACCATTGGCTATTTAATGGGGATCAACGACAA GTTCAATCTATGCGACGGGAACCCCGACGAAACCGAAGAAGCCTGCCGGATCGTTCTGGAACGAGCTTTCGTCCCCGGCCTGGCGCGCGACGACCCTGACTTCATCCACTTCTCGACGGCGCTGATGGAAGGGATGCGGCCGGTAGTCCCCATCTGGACGCCGGCGCCTTCATGGCCTTCACTCGACATCTCTGCGGCATGA
- the LOC109044725 gene encoding uncharacterized protein isoform X4, with translation MGRERAERILNEGANIPVNLKQTGRLPPWYDPQKFKKGQEFFHQNYFALFVSKLAGLIVVLAIASILRVLKMSRKSGDKITAYKRYMATIHHMLMWYDGDLEDPQSRAHKSLIMVRGFHCAASNKANGVGFGHISQKDMALTQFGFMGFSLLNFKLLGLKGTSDQIDGFVHFWRTIGYLMGINDKFNLCDGNPDETEEACRIVLERAFVPGLARDDPDFIHFSTALMEGMRPVVPIWTPAPSWPSLDISAA, from the exons ATGGGTAGAGAGCGCGCCGAAAGAATCCTCAACGAGGGGGCCAACATTCCGGTCAACCTCAAGCAGACGGGCCGCCTCCCACCATGGTACGATCcgcaaaagttcaaaaa AGGGCAAGAATTCTTCCATCAAAATTACTTCGCTTTATTCGTATCAAAACTGGCCGGGCTGATCGTTGTTTTGGCGATCGCCAGTATTCTGCGGGTTCTTAAAATGTCACGCAAGTCTGGCGACAAGATAACTGCGTACAAGAGGTACATGGCCACCATCCATCACATGCTCATGTGGTATGACGGTGACCTCGAGGACCCTCAGTCAAG ggCTCACAAATCCTTGATCATGGTGCGAGGGTTCCACTGCGCAGCGAGCAACAAAGCCAACGGCGTAGGCTTCGGGCATATTTCGCAAAAAGACATGGCTCTCACACAATTCGGATTCATGGGTTTCAGTCTTCTCAACTTCAAGCTCCTCGGGCTCAAAGGGACAAGTGATCAGATTGACGGCTTCGTCCACTTTTGGAGAACCATTGGCTATTTAATGGGGATCAACGACAA GTTCAATCTATGCGACGGGAACCCCGACGAAACCGAAGAAGCCTGCCGGATCGTTCTGGAACGAGCTTTCGTCCCCGGCCTGGCGCGCGACGACCCTGACTTCATCCACTTCTCGACGGCGCTGATGGAAGGGATGCGGCCGGTAGTCCCCATCTGGACGCCGGCGCCTTCATGGCCTTCACTCGACATCTCTGCGGCATGA